One window of the Klebsiella sp. WP3-W18-ESBL-02 genome contains the following:
- a CDS encoding sugar-binding transcriptional regulator, with amino-acid sequence MENSDDIRLIVKIAQLYYEQEMTQAQIAQSLGIYRTTISRLLKRGRELGVVTIAINYDYNDSLWLEEQLKQIFGLKEAAVAPQEAELGAYGAPLVERLLSANAIIGFGWGRAVSMLVESLPTASQPRQHVCVPIVGGPSGKLPSRYHVNTLTYAAAERLKAESYLADFPALLDNPTIRNGIMQSQHYQTLAGYWQKLDVALVGIGSPAIRHGANWQAFYGNAQSDELIARGVAGDICSRFFDSDGATVLTDMHEKTLSIPLSTLRQARDIVGIAAGEEKYDAILGALRGKHINTLVTDRATADYLVRGHAHD; translated from the coding sequence ATGGAAAACAGCGACGATATCCGTCTTATCGTGAAAATTGCTCAGCTCTACTATGAACAGGAGATGACGCAGGCGCAAATTGCGCAGTCGCTGGGGATTTATCGCACCACCATCAGCCGCCTGCTCAAACGCGGGCGCGAGCTGGGGGTGGTGACTATCGCCATTAACTATGACTACAACGACAGCCTGTGGTTAGAAGAGCAGCTTAAACAGATATTTGGCCTGAAGGAGGCCGCCGTCGCCCCGCAGGAAGCCGAGCTCGGAGCCTATGGCGCACCGCTGGTGGAGCGCCTGCTCTCGGCTAACGCCATCATTGGCTTCGGCTGGGGTCGCGCGGTCAGCATGCTGGTCGAGTCCCTCCCCACCGCCAGCCAGCCGCGCCAACATGTCTGTGTTCCGATCGTCGGAGGACCGTCGGGCAAGCTGCCGAGCCGTTACCACGTCAACACGCTCACCTACGCTGCCGCTGAACGTCTGAAGGCGGAGTCTTACCTCGCGGACTTTCCGGCCCTGCTGGATAACCCGACGATTCGCAACGGCATCATGCAGTCACAGCATTATCAAACGCTGGCGGGCTACTGGCAGAAGCTCGACGTCGCGCTGGTGGGCATCGGCTCGCCGGCGATTCGTCATGGTGCCAACTGGCAGGCATTTTACGGTAACGCACAAAGCGATGAACTGATTGCCCGCGGGGTGGCTGGCGACATCTGCTCACGCTTTTTCGATAGCGATGGCGCAACGGTGCTCACCGACATGCACGAGAAAACGCTTTCTATCCCGCTCTCCACGCTACGCCAGGCACGTGACATCGTTGGCATTGCGGCCGGAGAAGAGAAGTACGACGCCATTCTTGGCGCGCTGCGCGGTAAACACATCAACACACTGGTGACCGACCGGGCCACCGCTGACTATTTAGTACGAGGACACGCTCATGATTAA
- a CDS encoding shikimate 5-dehydrogenase — protein MINRDTQLCMSLAGRPGNFGTRFHNFLYEKLALNFIYKAFTTQDIEAAVKGVCALGIRGCAVSMPFKESCMPFLDAIDPSANVIDSVNTIVNDDGHLTGFNTDYIAVKSLIASHRLDTSARVMIQGSGGMGKAVIAAFRDAGFSDVIIAARNEVNGTALAKQYGFRWQPRPEAEGIDILVNVTPIGMAGGKESTQLAYSEAMVTRASVVFDVVALPAETPVIQLAQRLGKKTISGAEVIALQAVEQFVMYTGVRPDDALIAEAAAFARAG, from the coding sequence ATGATTAACCGTGATACCCAACTGTGCATGTCGCTGGCCGGACGCCCCGGCAACTTCGGCACCCGTTTCCATAATTTTCTGTATGAAAAGCTAGCGCTTAACTTTATCTATAAGGCGTTTACCACCCAGGATATTGAAGCCGCAGTGAAAGGCGTTTGCGCCCTGGGTATTCGTGGCTGCGCGGTCTCTATGCCGTTTAAAGAGAGCTGCATGCCGTTTCTGGATGCTATCGATCCGTCGGCAAACGTCATCGACTCAGTGAATACTATCGTCAATGACGATGGCCACCTGACCGGATTCAATACCGACTACATCGCGGTGAAAAGCCTGATCGCCAGCCATCGTCTGGATACCTCTGCCCGGGTAATGATTCAGGGCAGTGGCGGCATGGGCAAAGCGGTGATTGCCGCTTTCCGCGACGCGGGATTTAGCGATGTCATTATTGCGGCTCGTAATGAGGTTAACGGCACGGCGTTAGCAAAACAGTACGGCTTCCGGTGGCAGCCACGGCCGGAAGCTGAGGGTATCGACATTCTGGTTAACGTCACGCCTATCGGTATGGCGGGCGGTAAAGAGAGCACGCAGCTTGCTTACAGTGAAGCCATGGTGACACGCGCCAGCGTGGTCTTTGACGTGGTGGCTTTGCCCGCAGAAACGCCGGTGATTCAACTCGCCCAACGCCTGGGGAAAAAGACGATTAGCGGTGCTGAAGTGATTGCCCTCCAGGCGGTGGAGCAGTTTGTCATGTATACCGGCGTGCGCCCGGACGATGCGCTGATTGCAGAGGCAGCGGCGTTTGCCAGAGCGGGGTAA
- the pepE gene encoding dipeptidase PepE, with amino-acid sequence MDLLLLSNSTLPGKAWLEHALPLIEARLNGRRRAVFIPFAGVTQTWDEYTAKTAAVLAPLGVSVTGIHTVADPVSAIENAELIIVGGGNTFQLLKESRQRGLLTPIVDVAKRGALYIGWSAGANLACPTIRTTNDMPIVDPQGFDALGLFPLQINPHFTNALPEGHKGETREQRIRELLVVAPELTVIGLPEGNWIEVAQGHATLGGPNTTYVFTAGEDAIALEAGHRF; translated from the coding sequence ATGGATTTACTTCTGCTGAGTAACTCAACGCTGCCGGGCAAAGCCTGGCTGGAACACGCGCTGCCGTTAATTGAGGCACGGCTGAACGGCCGCCGCCGCGCGGTGTTTATTCCCTTTGCTGGCGTCACGCAGACCTGGGATGAGTACACGGCAAAAACCGCTGCCGTGCTGGCTCCGCTGGGCGTGTCGGTCACCGGCATTCATACCGTGGCGGACCCGGTATCGGCAATTGAAAACGCCGAACTGATCATTGTCGGCGGCGGCAATACCTTCCAGTTGCTTAAAGAGAGCCGTCAACGCGGCCTGCTGACGCCAATTGTTGACGTGGCCAAACGCGGCGCGCTGTATATCGGTTGGAGCGCAGGGGCGAATCTGGCCTGCCCGACCATTCGGACCACCAACGATATGCCCATTGTCGATCCGCAGGGCTTTGATGCACTGGGCCTGTTCCCGCTGCAGATTAACCCCCACTTCACCAACGCGCTGCCTGAAGGTCATAAGGGTGAAACCCGTGAACAGCGTATTCGCGAGCTGCTGGTCGTCGCGCCAGAATTAACGGTGATTGGGCTGCCGGAGGGCAACTGGATTGAGGTCGCGCAGGGTCATGCCACGCTCGGCGGGCCAAACACCACCTACGTGTTTACCGCCGGAGAAGACGCGATCGCGCTGGAAGCCGGCCACCGCTTCTAA
- a CDS encoding Na/Pi cotransporter family protein gives MLTLLHLLSAVALLVWGTHIVRTGVMRVFGARLRTVLSRSVEKKPLAFCAGIGVTALVQSSNATTMLVTSFVAQDLVALTPALVIVLGADVGTALMARILTFDLSWLSPLLIFIGVTFFLGRKQTREGQLGRVGIGLGLILLALELIVQAVTPITQANGVQVIFASLTGDILLDALIGAVFAIISYSSLAAVLLTATLTTAGVISFPVALCLVIGANLGSGLLAMLNNSAANAAARRVALGSLLFKLVGSLLILPFVHVLADTLHKLPLAESELVIYFHVFYNLIRCVAMVPFAEPMARLCKRMIRDEPELEGSLKPKHLDVTALDTPTLALANAARETLRIGDATEQMLEGLKKVMNGEPREEKNLRKQADDINVLYTAIKLYLARMPKDELAEEESRRWAEIIEMSLNLEQASDIIERMGSEIADKSLAARRAFSVEGLKELDALYELLLGNLQLAMSVFFSGDMTSARRLRRSKHRFRIMNRRYAHAHVDRLHQQNVQSIETSTLHLALLGDMQRLNSLFCSVAYSVLEQPDEDDERDDY, from the coding sequence GTGTTAACGCTGCTACACCTGCTTTCCGCCGTCGCCCTGCTGGTGTGGGGAACCCATATCGTCCGTACCGGCGTGATGCGCGTCTTCGGCGCGCGCCTGCGTACCGTACTGAGCCGTAGCGTAGAGAAAAAGCCGCTCGCTTTCTGCGCGGGTATTGGCGTGACGGCGCTGGTGCAGAGCAGCAACGCCACCACCATGCTGGTGACGTCGTTTGTTGCTCAGGACCTTGTCGCGCTGACGCCAGCATTGGTTATCGTGCTCGGGGCCGACGTCGGGACCGCGCTGATGGCGCGAATCCTGACATTCGATCTTTCGTGGCTGTCGCCGCTGCTGATTTTTATCGGCGTGACCTTCTTCCTGGGTCGTAAACAAACCCGAGAAGGCCAGCTTGGCCGCGTCGGCATCGGCCTTGGCCTGATACTACTGGCGCTGGAGCTGATCGTTCAGGCGGTCACGCCGATCACCCAGGCCAACGGCGTGCAGGTGATCTTCGCCTCGCTGACCGGCGATATTCTGCTGGATGCGCTGATTGGCGCGGTGTTCGCCATCATCAGTTATTCCAGCCTGGCCGCCGTGCTGCTGACCGCGACATTGACCACCGCTGGTGTGATTTCCTTCCCGGTTGCGCTGTGTCTGGTGATTGGCGCCAACCTCGGTTCCGGCCTGCTGGCGATGCTCAACAACAGCGCCGCCAACGCCGCCGCGCGCCGTGTGGCGCTGGGAAGCCTGCTGTTTAAGCTGGTGGGCAGCCTGCTGATTCTGCCGTTCGTTCACGTGCTGGCCGACACGCTGCACAAGCTTCCGCTGGCGGAATCAGAGCTGGTTATCTATTTCCACGTCTTCTACAACCTGATTCGCTGCGTGGCGATGGTACCGTTCGCCGAACCGATGGCGCGTTTGTGTAAACGTATGATCCGCGATGAACCAGAGCTGGAGGGCAGCCTGAAGCCGAAGCATCTGGACGTGACCGCGCTCGACACCCCTACGCTGGCGCTGGCCAATGCCGCGCGCGAAACCCTGCGCATCGGCGATGCCACCGAGCAGATGCTGGAAGGGCTCAAAAAGGTGATGAACGGCGAGCCGCGCGAAGAGAAAAACCTGCGCAAGCAGGCGGACGATATCAACGTGCTCTACACCGCCATCAAGCTCTATCTGGCGCGAATGCCGAAGGATGAACTGGCGGAAGAGGAGTCTCGCCGCTGGGCGGAGATTATCGAGATGTCGCTCAACCTGGAGCAGGCGTCGGATATTATTGAGCGAATGGGCAGCGAAATTGCCGATAAATCGCTGGCTGCGCGCCGCGCGTTTTCCGTAGAAGGCCTTAAAGAACTGGACGCGCTGTACGAACTGCTGCTCGGTAACCTGCAGCTGGCAATGTCGGTCTTCTTCTCCGGCGACATGACCAGCGCCCGCCGTCTGCGACGCAGCAAGCACCGTTTCCGTATCATGAACCGCCGCTATGCGCATGCGCACGTCGATCGACTGCATCAGCAGAACGTGCAGAGTATTGAGACCAGTACCCTGCATCTGGCGCTGCTGGGGGATATGCAGCGGCTGAACTCGCTGTTCTGTTCGGTGGCCTACAGCGTGCTGGAGCAGCCGGACGAAGACGACGAGCGCGATGATTACTAA
- the metH gene encoding methionine synthase: protein MSSKVEQLRRQLNERILVLDGGMGTMIQGYHLSEQDFRGERFADWPCDLKGNNDLLVLSKPEVISAIHNAYFEAGADIIETNTFNSTTIAMADYQMESLSAEINFAAAKQARAAADEWTARTPNKPRYVAGVLGPTNRTASISPDVNDPAYRNITFDQLVAAYRESTKALVEGGSDLILIETVFDTLNAKAAVFAVKEEFEALGVDLPIMISGTITDASGRTLSGQTTEAFYNSLRHADALTFGLNCALGPDELRQYVQELSRIAECYVTAHPNAGLPNAFGEYDLDADTMATQIREWAEAGFLNVVGGCCGTTPEHIAAMSRAVDGLPPRKLPEIPVACRLSGLEPLNIGDDSLFVNVGERTNVTGSAKFKRLIKEEKYSEALDVARQQVESGAQIIDINMDEGMLDAEAAMVRFLNLIAGEPDIARVPIMIDSSKWDVIEKGLKCIQGKGIVNSISMKEGIEPFIEHAKKVRRYGAAVVVMAFDEVGQADTRARKIEICRRAYKILTEEVGFPPEDIIFDPNIFAVATGIEEHNNYAQDFIGACEDIKRELPHALISGGVSNVSFSFRGNDPVREAIHAVFLYYAIRNGMDMGIVNAGQLAIYDDLPAELRDAVEDVILNRRDDGTERLLELAEKYRGSKTDDSANAQQAEWRSWDVKKRLEYSLVKGITEFIELDTEEARQQAARPIEVIEGPLMDGMNVVGDLFGEGKMFLPQVVKSARVMKQAVAYLEPYIEASKEKGSSNGKMVIATVKGDVHDIGKNIVGVVLQCNNYEIIDLGVMVPADKILKTAKEVNADLIGLSGLITPSLDEMVNVAKEMERQGFTIPLLIGGATTSKAHTAVKIEQNYSGPTVYVQNASRTVGVVAALLSDTQHDDFVARTRKEYETVRIQHGRKKPRTPPVTLAAARENDLAFDWDSYTPPVAHRLGVQEVEASIETLRNYIDWTPFFMTWSLAGKFPRILEDEVVGEEAKRLFKDANDMLDQLSAEKTLNPRGVVGLFPANRVGDDVEIYRDETRTHVLTVSRHLRQQTEKVGFANYCLSDFVAPKTSGKADYIGAFAVTGGLEEDALAEAFEAQHDDYNKIMVKAIADRLAEAFAEYLHERVRKVYWGYAPNENLSNDELIRENYQGIRPAPGYPACPEHTEKGTIWELLDVEKHTGMKLTESFAMWPGASVSGWYFSHPDSKYYAVAQIQRDQVEDYAQRKGMSVAEVERWLAPNLGYDAD from the coding sequence GTGAGCAGCAAAGTTGAACAATTACGTCGGCAGTTAAATGAACGTATCCTGGTTCTGGACGGGGGCATGGGCACCATGATCCAGGGCTATCATTTAAGCGAGCAGGATTTTCGCGGTGAACGCTTTGCCGACTGGCCCTGCGACCTGAAGGGTAACAACGACCTGCTGGTACTCAGCAAGCCGGAGGTGATTTCGGCTATCCACAACGCCTACTTCGAGGCGGGTGCGGATATCATCGAAACCAATACCTTTAACTCGACGACCATCGCCATGGCGGATTACCAGATGGAATCCCTGTCGGCGGAAATCAACTTTGCGGCGGCGAAGCAGGCGCGCGCGGCGGCAGACGAATGGACCGCACGTACGCCGAATAAACCGCGCTACGTTGCGGGCGTGCTTGGCCCGACTAACCGCACGGCTTCTATTTCACCGGACGTCAACGATCCGGCCTACCGTAACATCACCTTCGATCAACTGGTGGCAGCGTATCGCGAATCCACCAAAGCGCTGGTGGAAGGCGGTAGCGACCTGATCCTGATTGAAACCGTCTTTGACACCCTCAACGCCAAAGCGGCGGTGTTTGCCGTTAAAGAAGAGTTTGAAGCGCTGGGCGTCGACCTGCCGATCATGATTTCCGGCACCATCACCGACGCCTCTGGCCGCACGCTCTCCGGTCAAACCACCGAAGCGTTTTACAACTCGCTGCGCCACGCCGATGCGCTGACTTTTGGTCTGAACTGCGCTTTAGGCCCGGACGAGCTGCGCCAGTATGTGCAGGAGCTGTCGCGCATTGCCGAATGCTACGTTACCGCGCACCCGAACGCCGGGCTGCCGAACGCCTTTGGCGAATACGATCTCGATGCCGACACCATGGCGACACAAATTCGCGAATGGGCGGAAGCAGGCTTCCTCAACGTGGTCGGCGGCTGCTGCGGCACCACGCCGGAACACATCGCCGCGATGAGCCGCGCGGTTGATGGCTTGCCGCCGCGCAAACTGCCGGAAATCCCGGTGGCCTGCCGCCTGTCTGGCCTCGAACCGCTGAACATTGGCGATGACAGCCTGTTTGTGAACGTCGGCGAACGGACCAACGTTACCGGCTCCGCGAAGTTTAAGCGCCTGATCAAAGAAGAGAAATACAGCGAAGCGCTGGACGTCGCCCGCCAGCAGGTGGAAAGCGGCGCACAGATTATCGATATCAACATGGATGAGGGGATGCTCGACGCCGAAGCGGCGATGGTGCGTTTCCTTAACCTGATTGCCGGTGAGCCGGACATTGCCCGCGTGCCGATTATGATCGACTCCTCAAAATGGGACGTCATCGAAAAAGGGCTGAAGTGCATTCAGGGCAAAGGCATCGTCAACTCCATCTCGATGAAAGAGGGCATTGAACCGTTTATCGAGCATGCGAAAAAAGTACGTCGCTACGGTGCGGCAGTGGTGGTGATGGCCTTTGATGAAGTCGGCCAGGCCGATACCCGCGCGCGTAAAATTGAGATTTGCCGCCGGGCGTACAAAATTCTGACCGAAGAAGTCGGCTTCCCGCCGGAAGACATCATCTTCGACCCGAACATCTTTGCCGTGGCAACCGGCATTGAAGAGCACAACAACTACGCGCAGGACTTTATCGGTGCCTGTGAAGACATCAAACGCGAACTGCCGCACGCGCTGATCTCCGGTGGTGTCTCCAACGTGTCGTTCTCGTTCCGTGGTAACGATCCGGTTCGTGAAGCCATTCACGCGGTGTTCCTCTACTACGCCATTCGCAACGGCATGGATATGGGGATCGTCAACGCCGGGCAGCTGGCTATCTATGACGACCTGCCCGCCGAGCTGCGCGATGCGGTTGAAGATGTGATCCTTAACCGTCGTGACGATGGCACCGAACGTCTGCTGGAGCTGGCCGAGAAATATCGCGGCAGCAAAACCGACGACAGCGCAAACGCACAGCAGGCCGAATGGCGCAGTTGGGACGTGAAAAAACGCCTCGAATACTCGCTGGTGAAAGGCATAACCGAATTTATTGAGCTGGATACTGAAGAGGCTCGCCAGCAGGCCGCGCGCCCTATCGAGGTGATTGAAGGGCCGCTAATGGATGGCATGAACGTGGTCGGCGACCTGTTCGGCGAGGGCAAAATGTTCCTGCCGCAGGTGGTGAAATCCGCCCGCGTGATGAAACAGGCGGTGGCCTATCTTGAGCCGTACATTGAGGCCAGCAAAGAGAAAGGCTCCAGCAACGGCAAAATGGTCATCGCGACGGTGAAAGGCGATGTGCACGACATCGGCAAAAACATCGTCGGCGTGGTGCTGCAGTGTAATAACTACGAAATCATCGACCTTGGCGTGATGGTGCCGGCGGACAAAATTCTCAAAACCGCCAAAGAGGTCAATGCGGATTTGATTGGCCTGTCCGGGCTGATTACTCCGTCGCTGGACGAAATGGTTAACGTGGCGAAAGAGATGGAGCGCCAGGGCTTTACCATTCCACTGCTGATTGGCGGCGCGACGACCTCGAAAGCGCACACGGCGGTGAAAATTGAGCAGAACTACAGCGGCCCGACGGTTTACGTGCAGAACGCCTCGCGTACCGTTGGCGTCGTCGCCGCGCTGCTCTCTGACACCCAGCACGATGACTTTGTCGCGCGCACGCGTAAAGAGTACGAAACCGTGCGTATCCAACACGGGCGTAAGAAACCGCGTACCCCGCCGGTGACGCTGGCTGCCGCGCGTGAAAACGATCTGGCGTTTGACTGGGACAGCTACACGCCGCCGGTGGCGCACCGTTTGGGCGTGCAGGAAGTGGAAGCCAGCATTGAAACCCTGCGCAACTACATCGACTGGACGCCGTTCTTTATGACCTGGTCGCTGGCCGGCAAGTTCCCGCGCATCCTTGAAGACGAAGTCGTGGGTGAAGAGGCGAAGCGCCTGTTCAAAGACGCGAACGACATGCTGGATCAGCTCAGCGCCGAGAAAACCCTCAACCCTCGTGGTGTCGTCGGGTTGTTCCCGGCCAACCGCGTGGGCGATGACGTGGAAATCTATCGCGACGAAACGCGTACCCATGTGCTGACCGTCAGCCGCCATCTGCGCCAGCAGACCGAGAAAGTCGGCTTTGCTAACTACTGCCTGTCTGACTTTGTGGCGCCGAAAACCTCGGGCAAAGCCGACTATATTGGTGCTTTCGCCGTGACCGGCGGCCTGGAAGAAGATGCGCTGGCCGAGGCGTTTGAAGCGCAGCACGACGACTACAACAAGATCATGGTGAAAGCGATTGCCGACCGTCTGGCGGAAGCCTTTGCCGAGTATCTGCATGAGCGCGTGCGTAAGGTTTACTGGGGCTATGCACCGAACGAAAACCTGAGTAACGACGAGCTGATTCGTGAAAACTACCAGGGGATTCGCCCGGCGCCGGGCTACCCGGCCTGCCCGGAGCACACCGAGAAGGGCACTATCTGGGAATTGCTGGATGTCGAAAAACACACCGGCATGAAGCTGACGGAATCCTTCGCCATGTGGCCCGGAGCGTCCGTTTCTGGCTGGTACTTCAGTCATCCGGACAGCAAGTACTACGCCGTGGCGCAAATTCAACGCGATCAGGTGGAAGACTACGCGCAGCGTAAAGGTATGAGCGTGGCGGAAGTGGAGCGCTGGCTGGCGCCAAACCTCGGCTACGATGCCGATTAA
- the iclR gene encoding glyoxylate bypass operon transcriptional repressor IclR, with protein MVANVPAKRGRKPAPATAAAATGQVQSLTRGLKLLEWIAESHSSVALTELAQQAGLPNSTTHRLLTTMQQLGFVRQVGELGHWAVGAHAFIVGSSFLQSRNLLAIVHPILRQLMEDSGETVNLAVLDKSDHQAIIIDQVQCTQLMRMSAPIGGKLPMHASGVGKAFLSQLSEEQVTGLLHRKGLHAYTHATLVSPVHLKDDLAQTRKRGYSFDDEEHALGLRCVASCIYDEHREPFAAISISGPISRITDDRVTEFGAMVIKAAKEVTLAYGGIK; from the coding sequence ATGGTCGCCAACGTTCCTGCTAAACGCGGTAGAAAACCCGCCCCTGCTACCGCCGCCGCCGCAACAGGCCAGGTGCAGTCGCTGACGCGCGGCCTGAAGCTGCTGGAGTGGATTGCCGAATCACACAGCAGCGTGGCGCTGACCGAACTTGCGCAGCAGGCCGGGCTTCCCAATTCCACTACCCACCGTCTGCTGACGACCATGCAGCAGCTTGGCTTCGTGCGTCAGGTCGGCGAACTGGGCCACTGGGCGGTAGGCGCGCACGCCTTTATCGTCGGCAGCAGTTTTCTGCAAAGCCGCAACCTGCTGGCGATTGTCCACCCCATTCTGCGTCAGCTGATGGAAGATTCCGGCGAGACGGTTAACCTGGCGGTACTCGATAAGAGCGACCATCAGGCCATCATTATCGATCAGGTGCAGTGTACGCAGCTGATGCGGATGTCCGCGCCGATTGGCGGTAAGCTGCCGATGCACGCCTCCGGCGTGGGTAAAGCGTTTTTATCCCAGCTGAGTGAAGAGCAGGTCACCGGGCTGCTGCACCGTAAAGGCCTGCACGCCTACACCCACGCCACGCTGGTGTCGCCGGTACATCTGAAGGACGACCTGGCCCAGACGCGCAAGCGTGGCTATTCGTTTGATGATGAAGAACATGCGCTGGGGCTGCGCTGCGTGGCGTCTTGCATTTACGACGAGCACCGCGAACCGTTTGCGGCCATCTCCATTTCCGGGCCGATTTCGCGCATTACCGACGACCGGGTCACCGAGTTTGGCGCAATGGTGATTAAGGCGGCGAAAGAGGTGACGCTGGCGTACGGCGGCATTAAATAA
- the aceK gene encoding bifunctional isocitrate dehydrogenase kinase/phosphatase, which yields MTRGLELLIAQTILQGFDAQYGRFLEVTSGAQQRFEQADWHAVQQAMKSRIHLYDHHVGLVVEQLRCITDGKSTDADVLLRVKAQYTRLLPDYPRFEIAESFFNSVYCRLFDHRSLSPERLFIFSSQPERRFRAIPRPLAKDFFPDAGWEAVIFKMLSDLPLRLPWQNKSRDVGYIMAHLGETLDAETLRQSHLHIANELFYRNKAAWLIGKLITPSGTLPFLIPIHRTDEGELFVDTCLTTTEEASIVFGFARSYFMVYAPLPAALVEWLREILPGKTTAELYMAIGCQKHAKTESYREYLTYIASTDERFIEAPGIRGMVMLVFTLPGFDRVFKVIKDRFAPQKEMTAAHVRACYQLVKEHDRVGRMADTQEFENFVLDKRQIDPALMALLLQEAPAKIVDMGDKIAISHLYIERRMVPLNLWLEQVEGQLLRDAIEEYGNAIRQLAAANIFPGDMLFKNFGVTRHGRVVFYDYDEICYMTEVNFRTIPPPRYPEDELASEPWYSVSPGDVFPEEFRHWLCADPRIGPLFEEMHAELFSADYWRGLQTRIKNGHVEDVYAYRRRQRFSVRYELDRRPDKALAPPSGNARRSA from the coding sequence ATGACGCGAGGCCTGGAATTACTGATTGCGCAGACCATTTTGCAGGGATTTGATGCCCAGTACGGGCGTTTTCTGGAAGTTACCTCCGGCGCACAGCAGCGTTTTGAACAGGCCGACTGGCACGCCGTACAGCAGGCGATGAAAAGCCGAATTCATCTGTATGACCATCACGTGGGGTTGGTGGTCGAACAGCTGCGCTGCATCACCGATGGCAAAAGTACCGACGCGGATGTCCTGCTTCGCGTCAAGGCGCAGTACACCCGTTTGCTACCGGATTACCCGCGCTTCGAGATTGCGGAGAGCTTTTTTAACTCCGTGTATTGCCGGTTATTTGACCACCGCTCGTTAAGTCCCGAGCGGTTATTTATTTTCAGTTCGCAGCCGGAGCGCCGCTTTCGGGCGATCCCCCGGCCGCTGGCGAAAGACTTCTTTCCCGATGCTGGTTGGGAAGCGGTGATTTTCAAAATGCTGAGCGATCTGCCGCTGCGCCTGCCGTGGCAGAATAAATCTCGCGACGTCGGGTATATCATGGCGCACCTCGGCGAAACGCTGGACGCAGAAACCCTGCGTCAGTCCCACCTGCACATTGCGAACGAGCTGTTTTATCGTAACAAAGCGGCCTGGCTTATCGGTAAGCTCATTACCCCCTCTGGCACGCTACCGTTCCTGATCCCCATTCATCGTACCGATGAAGGGGAGCTGTTTGTTGATACCTGCCTGACGACGACCGAAGAGGCCAGTATTGTCTTCGGCTTCGCGCGCTCCTATTTTATGGTTTACGCACCGCTGCCCGCCGCACTGGTGGAGTGGCTGCGTGAAATCCTGCCTGGCAAAACCACCGCCGAGCTGTATATGGCCATTGGCTGTCAGAAACATGCCAAAACCGAAAGCTATCGCGAATACCTGACCTATATCGCCAGCACCGACGAGCGGTTTATTGAAGCGCCGGGCATTCGCGGTATGGTGATGCTGGTGTTCACGCTGCCGGGTTTTGATCGCGTGTTTAAAGTCATTAAAGACCGTTTTGCGCCGCAAAAAGAGATGACCGCCGCGCACGTCCGCGCCTGCTACCAGTTGGTCAAAGAGCATGACCGCGTGGGGCGGATGGCGGATACCCAGGAGTTTGAAAACTTCGTGCTGGATAAGCGGCAGATAGATCCGGCGTTGATGGCGCTGTTATTGCAGGAAGCACCGGCGAAAATCGTCGATATGGGGGATAAAATCGCGATCAGCCATCTGTATATTGAGCGGCGGATGGTGCCGCTTAATCTCTGGCTGGAGCAGGTTGAAGGGCAGCTGCTGCGCGATGCAATTGAAGAGTACGGCAATGCCATTCGCCAGCTCGCTGCGGCCAATATTTTTCCCGGTGACATGCTGTTTAAGAACTTCGGCGTCACCCGGCACGGGCGCGTGGTGTTCTACGACTACGATGAAATTTGCTATATGACAGAGGTAAATTTCCGCACGATCCCGCCGCCGCGCTACCCGGAAGACGAACTGGCCAGCGAACCGTGGTACAGCGTCTCGCCGGGCGATGTCTTCCCGGAAGAGTTTCGCCACTGGCTGTGCGCCGACCCGCGTATCGGGCCGCTGTTTGAAGAGATGCACGCCGAACTATTCAGCGCTGACTATTGGCGTGGCCTGCAGACGCGTATCAAGAATGGGCATGTAGAGGACGTTTACGCCTACCGCCGCCGCCAGCGGTTTAGCGTGCGTTATGAACTTGACCGTAGGCCGGATAAGGCGCTTGCGCCACCATCCGGCAATGCGCGCCGTTCTGCCTGA